The Hydrogenimonas thermophila genome includes the window CTTGCCTTACAAGTGGTAATATTATCTTTATAATCTCCACTATGACGGATATTGTCTCTTACATATTCAAAACACTTTTTTGCTATTTCAATATCTATTTTACAATTAGTGACTAAAGTTTTAGCTAATTTTTGTATTTCTTCATTTGAGTAATCTATGATACTTGTTTCTTCTAAAAATTTTGTCATTGAATTAAAACTTCCTTTTTAGATAACTATTTATTCAACACAAAAATTATACTTCAAAAAATTATAAATTACAAATATTAAAACTAATATGTTGTTTTATGATTCAAATAAAAGAAAGTATTGTTTTAATTCATATTAATATGTAATTTTGTGATAAAAATACATCTACTCTAAAGATCCAAAATTTCAAAAAAAGAAAAAACTTTTAAGGACTATTCAAGAGCTTTTAGGGCATATAATTAGAGATTAAAATCAACAAACTAAAGGATCGTTTATGTTATTACGATACAAAGATTGGTTTCCAAAATTTGGTAACGATACTTGGGTAGCTCCGGATGCAACTGTAATTGGAAATGTTGAAACCGGAAGCGATTGCTCCATCTGGTTTGGTTGTGTAGTACGTGGTGATGTGCATAAAATTCGCATAGGTGATCGTACAAATATACAAGATCTTACAATGATTCATGTTACTCACTACAAAAATCCTGATATGAGTGATGGGCATCCTACAATCATAGGAAATGATGTAACTGTAGGGCATCGTGTTATGTTGCACGGGTGCACTATTGAAGATGCGTGTCTAATTGGAATGAATTGTACTATTTTAGATGGTGCAGTCATAGGTAAAGAGTCAATTGTAGGTGCAGGGGCACTGGTTACAGGTGGTAAAAAGTTTCCACCAAGAAGCCTTATTATTGGATCGCCAGCAAAAGTGGTACGACAATTGACAGATGAAGAGGTAGAAGAGCTATACGCTTCAGCTCGAAGATATGTTGAATTTAAAAATGACTATATCAACTTCCTTTCATGAGCCTTTTTGAAGCAGCAGATGCAATAGGTCTTATGACCTTTTCCATCAGTGGTTTTTTAATGGGTGTACGCAAAGGGTTAGATATTCTTGGCATTGTCATCGCCGCCTTTTTAACGGCACTTGGAGGAGGTGTAATTCGTGATGTAATTGTTGGACATACACCTATAGCATTTACCCAAAGCACTGTTCTACTTTTTGTGGTTGCAGGCATTATACTGGCTTTAATCCTTAAACTCCATACAAAAAAACAGCCTGAAAGATTCTCTATTTTCATTTTAATGGATAGTATTGGACTTGTTGCATTTGCTATTACAGGAGCACTTGTAGGGATAGAAGCAGAGTTCAACCTGTTTGGCGTAATGCTGTTGGCTTTCATTACAGCGGTTGGTGGTGGTATGTTGAGAGATATGATGGTAAATGAGGTACCCATAGTTCTTACAAGCGATTTTTATGGAACTGTTGCACTGTTAATAGCACTGCTTATCTACATATGCGATATATTGGATTGCCTTGGATCTTTTACACTTATAACCATCGCTGCTTCAACTCTATCTTTACGTCTTGTTGCATACTACCAAAAATGGCAACTACCAAAAATTGGAGGAGATTTATGAAGCTATCAACTGAAACTTTAACTATTGTTGCCATATTTCTAGGCATAGTGGCAGGGGTTTATCTGCCAGAATTGATGCTCTCACTAAAATGGATCGGAGATCTGTTTTTGATGCTTCTTAAAATGCTGATTGTTCCACTTGTTTTTGCTTCAGTATTTGTTGCAATAGTTTCGCTTGGAAGTGGTGAAGCTCTTAAAAATCTTGGTTTAAAAGCGTTTGGCTACTATTTTCTTACAACTGCATTGGCTGTAACTACAGGGCTTGTTGTAGTAAATATAGTTGAACCTGGCTCCGCACACCAGATGGCTGTAACAGCAGAAGTAACAAAGCCTGCAGAGCATACATTTTCATCTCTTCTACTCTCATTTGTACCAAGCAATATCTTTGCATCACTTAGTGAAGGAAAGATTGTTCAAGTTCTACTCTTTGTCATCTTCTTTGCCATTGCTACGCTCCATCTTGAGAATACCAAAAGAGACTCTTTAAAAAACTTTTTTGATGCTGTTAATGATGCAATGGGCAAAATAGCAGAGTGGATCATCAAATTGACTCCACTTGGTGTTTTTTCTCTCATTGGCTATGTAATTGCAAAAGAAGGAGTAGAAACATTATGGGAGCTTAAAAGCTATGTTGCTGCCGTACTTGTTGCTCTTTTTATTCACGCAATTATTGTACTGCCTGCTGTTGCAAGTTTTATAGGTCGTTTTAACCCTCTTGGATATTTTAAAAGCGTAAGAGAAGCTGTTTTGGTTGCATTTTCAACAGCTTCAAGCTCTGCAACTCTGCCTGTCTCAATAGAGGTTGCATCAACTCGCGGAGGAGTTAAAAAAGAGAGTGCAGGTTTCATTTTACCGCTTGGTGCTACTGTTAATATGGATGGCACAGCACTTTATGAAGCAATAGCAGTTATGTTTATTGCCAATAGTTATGGCGTAGAGCTTGGGTTTTCACAGCAGATAGTCATCTTTTTAACAGCAACTTTTGCTTCCATTGGTGCTGCAGGAATTCCTGGTGCAGGTCTTGTAATGATGACTATGATACTTAGTGCAGTAGGTTTACCACTTGAAGCAATAGGACTGATTGCAGCAGTTGATAGAATTCTAGATATGTTTAGAACAGCTATCAATGTATGGGGCGATCTGCTTGCAGCCAAAGTTTTAAACAGATTTGTTTATTAATCAATATTTTTTTGATAAATTTCTGGCATAATAAACTTATTAAAATCATATAAAGGAGCAGCAAAATGTTGTTTTCCACAATACACAACCAGTCAAAAGCAAGTGAGCTTATAGAACGTGCAAAAGAGATAATAGAAAATACAAAAGAGCGTATAAGAGAAGCTAAAGAGAAACTCTTGGAGGAAGCATCAAAAAATGACTCTATAAAAGAGCAATTAAATAAAAAAGGTTTGAACAAGTTTCAAAAACTTGCCCAAAAACTTAAAAATGAACCTTCTATAGAAGTTGCTCCTGTAAATATGACTCTTTTCATCGAACAGATTGAACCTTTAATTAAAAAGAGTGAAACAGAGCCTCCTCAAATAGTAGAGCTGAAACAAAAAAAAGGTAGTGCACTATTTACAGCTTTTTTTGCTACATTAATAACTATAGTTTCTGCTATTTTAATTGGTGCATTTGCAACTGGTGTATCTGTTACACCAGAAACTTTCACAGATATGAAAGTTTTAGAAGATATACTTGCTTGGATTGGCGGCGGTGCATTTAATCCTGAGATAGCAAATCCTGTATGGGGAGC containing:
- a CDS encoding trimeric intracellular cation channel family protein, which codes for MSLFEAADAIGLMTFSISGFLMGVRKGLDILGIVIAAFLTALGGGVIRDVIVGHTPIAFTQSTVLLFVVAGIILALILKLHTKKQPERFSIFILMDSIGLVAFAITGALVGIEAEFNLFGVMLLAFITAVGGGMLRDMMVNEVPIVLTSDFYGTVALLIALLIYICDILDCLGSFTLITIAASTLSLRLVAYYQKWQLPKIGGDL
- a CDS encoding gamma carbonic anhydrase family protein, coding for MLLRYKDWFPKFGNDTWVAPDATVIGNVETGSDCSIWFGCVVRGDVHKIRIGDRTNIQDLTMIHVTHYKNPDMSDGHPTIIGNDVTVGHRVMLHGCTIEDACLIGMNCTILDGAVIGKESIVGAGALVTGGKKFPPRSLIIGSPAKVVRQLTDEEVEELYASARRYVEFKNDYINFLS
- a CDS encoding dicarboxylate/amino acid:cation symporter, with amino-acid sequence MKLSTETLTIVAIFLGIVAGVYLPELMLSLKWIGDLFLMLLKMLIVPLVFASVFVAIVSLGSGEALKNLGLKAFGYYFLTTALAVTTGLVVVNIVEPGSAHQMAVTAEVTKPAEHTFSSLLLSFVPSNIFASLSEGKIVQVLLFVIFFAIATLHLENTKRDSLKNFFDAVNDAMGKIAEWIIKLTPLGVFSLIGYVIAKEGVETLWELKSYVAAVLVALFIHAIIVLPAVASFIGRFNPLGYFKSVREAVLVAFSTASSSATLPVSIEVASTRGGVKKESAGFILPLGATVNMDGTALYEAIAVMFIANSYGVELGFSQQIVIFLTATFASIGAAGIPGAGLVMMTMILSAVGLPLEAIGLIAAVDRILDMFRTAINVWGDLLAAKVLNRFVY